A region from the Neurospora crassa OR74A linkage group V, whole genome shotgun sequence genome encodes:
- a CDS encoding MFS monosaccharide transporter, translating into MKPFLGLRGQPLNLAVGAVAGCDFLLFGYDQGVMGGILTLPEFLGYFEQINPDAPGLTPHESSMRSTYQGISVASYNLGCFIGAIITIFIGNPWGRKKIILLGTSIMIVGAILQASATTLGHFIIGRIITGIGNGGNTSTVPTWQSETSKAHKRGKMVMIEGSLVTAGIMLSYWIDLGLSFAPGSVAWRFPLAFQIIFCILILIFIPFLPESPRWLVFKGRDAEAKEILAALNDVELDDPIVDTEFHFIHDTVVEMSKGSFKDLFTMDKDRNFHRTLLAYLNQVFQQISGINLITYYAAVIYSGLGMSDFLARLLAALNGTEYFIASWPAVFLVERVGRRKLMLFGAIGQAATMAILAGVNSRPDDKPYQIAGIVFLFVFNTVFAVGWLGMSWLYPAEIVPLRIRAPANALSTSANWIFNFMVVMITPVAFNKIKYQTYIIFAVINAFIVPVVYFFYPETACRSLEEMDMIFHKVDGWKGYFTVVHQAKVEPKWYDKDGQRIGGADFEKTAGYQSHSIPESSGFEKPTKAHVESPRADDGITSSSSDGGNRES; encoded by the exons ATGAAGCCATTTCTGGGGCTCAGAGGTCAGCCCCTCAACCTGGCCGTGGGCGCAGTTGCCGGATGtgattttcttcttttcggaTACG ATCAGGGTGTTATGGGCGGAATTCTGACTCTCCCCGAGTTCCTCGGTTACTTTGAACAAATCAATCCAGACGCACCGGGCCTCACACCACACGAATCTTCTATGCGATCTACTTACCAAGGCATCTCCGTCGCTTCCTACAACCTGGGATGTTTTATCGGCGCCATCATCACTATCTTCATTGGCAATCCCTGGGGCCgtaagaaaataatattgcTCGGGACTTCTATCATGATTGTCGGTGCCATTCTTCAGGCCAGCGCTACTACTCTAGGCCATTTCATCATTGGGCGTATCATTACCGGCATTGGAAACGGAGGAAACACATCTACT GTCCCTACTTGGCAATCCGAGACTTCGAAAGCACACAAGCGAGGCAAGATGGTCATGATCGAAGGATCTCTCGTCACCGCCGGCATCATGTTGAGTTACTGGATTGACCTCGGGTTAAGTTTTGCCCCTGGCTCAGTTGCTTGGCGCTTCCCTCTTGCCTTCCAGATCATCTTCtgcatcctcatcctcatctttATTCCCTTCCTGCCCGAATCACCTCGTTGGTTGGTTTTCAAAGGCCGCGACGCGGAAGCCAAGGAAATCCTGGCCGCCCTCAACGACGTGGAACTTGACGATCCCATTGTCGACACCGAGTTCCATTTCATCCACGATACGGTTGTCGAGATGTCCAAAGGCAGCTTCAAGGACCTCTTCACCATGGACAAGGACCGCAACTTCCACCGCACTCTGCTGGCATACCTCAACCAGGTTTTCCAGCAGATCTCTGGTATAAACCTCATCACCTACTATGCCGCCGTCATCTACAGCGGACTTGGCATGTCCGACTTCCTGGCCCGtctcctcgccgccctcAACGGCACCGAGTACTTCATTGCCTCGTGGCCAGCCGTCTTCCTTGTCGAGCGCGTCGGCCGCCGCAAGCTCATGTTGTTTGGTGCCATCGGCCAAGCGGCCACCATGGCCATCCTGGCAGGCGTCAACTCCCGGCCAGACGACAAGCCATACCAAATTGCGGGAATCGTCTTTCTGTTCGTCTTCAACACGGTTTTCGCGGTCGGCTGGCTCGGCATGTCCTGGCTCTACCCAGCCGAGATCGTGCCGCTCCGCATCCGCGCCCCGGCTAACGCGCTATCCACGTCGGCGAACTGGATCTTCAACTTTATGGTTGTCATGATCACTCCGGTTGCGTTCAACAAAATCAAGTATCAGACGTACATCATCTTCGCCGTCATCAACGCCTTTATTGTTCCAGTCGTCTATTTCTTCTATCCGGAAACGGCGTGCCGGTCACTAGAGGAAATGGATATGATCTTCCACAAGGTTGATGGGTGGAAGGGGTACTTCACGGTAGTGCACCAGGCCAAGGTTGAGCCTAAATGGTACGACAAGGATGGCCAGCGCATTGGCGGGGCTGACTTTGAGAAGACTGCTGGGTACCAGAGCCACTCGATTCCGGAGTCGTCTGGATTTGAAAAGCCGACGAAGGCGCATGTTGAGTCGCCTAGGGCGGATGACGGGATCACTTCGTCGAGTAGTGATGGAGGTAATCGGGAGTCGTAG
- a CDS encoding CipA protein, with translation MTAKYTKDQPAGFTNRIERITIVGAGGTIGYPIAEELLATGKHTITAITRPGSTNSLPVGLKTIAVPYDSNDGEAALVDALRGQQVLIICLWSQAPPDTHHRLVVAAAKAGVPYVIPNGYGWVWLDDDEKKRKESLHGEVVYQNLKDVEAQGVSSWISVHCSFWYDFSLSMGERTYGFTLPDKKVTFFDNGEKKIWTTTTRQVGRAIAKLFSLKELPEDENDQDLTVARWKNRPLRVGSFNVSQRDMLDSVHRVMGTTDEDWTITKESSVERRERGLKLMATGPRHHDGFVLALYASIFLPDEVSWFGKTTFDEEEVDNQLLGLPKEDLDEATKLAVDIAVRMRQ, from the exons ATGACCGCAAAATACACCAAAGACCAACCTGCTGGGTTCACCAACCGCATCGAGCGCATCACCATCGTCGGT GCCGGTGGCACCATTGGCTACCCAATCGCCGAAGAACTCCTCGCCACCGGAAAACATACCATAACCGCCATCACCCGGCCCGGCAGCACCAACTCTCTGCCTGTAGGTCTCAAGACCATTGCCGTGCCCTACGATAGCAACGATGGCGAAGCCGCCTTAGTCGACGCTCTCCGGGGCCAACAAGTCCTCATCATCTGCCTATGGTCACAGGCCCCTCCTGACACCCACCACAGGCTCGTCGTCGCGGCCGCCAAGGCTGGTGTGCCCTACGTGATCCCCAACGGGTATGGCTGGGTGTggctcgacgacgacgagaagaaACGCAAGGAGTCGCTGCACGGCGAAGTTGTCTACCAGAATCTGAAGGACGTCGAAGCGCAGGGGGTGTCGAGCTGGATCAGCGTTCATTGCTCGTTTTGGTATGACTTTTCGCTTTCTATGGGTGAGCGCACCTACGGTTTTACGCTGCCTGACAAGAAGGTGACCTTCTTTGACAACGGCGAGAAAAAGATCTGGACCACTACGACGAGGCAGGTGGGAAGAGCCATCGCGAAGCTCTTCAGCTTGAAGGAGCTACCCGAGGATGAGAACGACCAAGATCTCACGGTTGCAAGGTGGAAGAACAGACCGTTGCGTGTCGGGAGCTTCAATGTCTCGCAGAGAGATATGCTGGACTCGGTTCACCGTGTCATGGGGACCACGGATGAGGATTGGACTATCACAAAGGAATCTTCtgtggagaggagggagcggGGATTGAAGCTCATGGCGACTGGTCCAAGACATCATGATGGGTTTGTGCTCGCTCTGTATGCCTCAATTTTCCTGCCCGATGAGGTCAGTTGGTTTGGTAAAACGACattcgatgaagaagaggtggaTAATCAGTTGTTGGGACTGCCGAAGGAGGATTTGGATGAGGCGACCAAGCTCGCGGTCGACATCGCGGTCAGGATGAGGCAGTGA
- a CDS encoding NAD(P) transhydrogenase: MWSWSGLRPTLVLNASTSLSPGSRIIARLLDCSQIPAIRIGTITSSRQSWHSTSHKEHHPGLAYLTLTDPKAQSFQLVRHASVISSIPPWLPSKGSSATYSTGATAPVPPTVPYKQLTVGVPRETYPNERRVALTPQNVAFLLKKGFGKVLVEKGAGAEAEFHDSAYATAGATLVESASDVWNNADIVLKVRGPSVAEAEMLKEGQTIISFLQPAQNKPLVEKLASRNATVFAMDMIPRISRAQVFDALSSMANIAGYKAVLEASNVFGRFLTGQVTAAGKIPPCKVLVIGAGVAGLSAIATARRMGAIVRGFDTRSAAREQVQSLGAEFIEVELQEDGSGAGGYAKEMSPEFIAAEMKLFTEQAQEVDMIITTALIPGKPAPKLITKAMVEIMKPGSVIVDLAAEAGGNCEVTQPGKLINYKDVKIIGYTDLPSRLPTQSSTLYSNNITKFLLSMAPNNQEYGIDLQDEVVRGAIVINKGNILPPAPRPAPPPAPAATPTTAKEAEVVALTPFQKASREVGLVTSGMGAALALGKLTGPLFMGNAFTFALASLIGYRVVWGVQPALHSPLMSVTNAISGMVGVGGLFILGGGYLPETIPQAFGAASVLLAFVNISGGFVITKRMLDMFRRATDPPEYPWLYAVPAALFGGGFIAAAASGAAGLVQAGYLVSSVLCITSLSSLASQTTARLGNTLGMLGVGSGVLASLLAAGFSPEVLTQFGGLAAIGGILGLLIGKRITPTDLPQTVAALHSVVGLAAVLTSIGSVMADVNHITTLHLVTAYLGVLIGGVTFTGSIVAFLKLAGKMSSKPTILPGRHLINSGLLASNVATMGAFVTMAPGSPAIAAGALAANTVLSFLKGYTTTAAIGGADMPVVITVLNAYSGFALVAEGFMLDNPLLTTVGALIGVSGSILSYIMCVAMNRSLTNVLFGGISAPTTTEYKIEGSITQTNVEDTAEALTNAETVIIVVGYGMAVAKAQYAISDITQMLRSKGIKVRFAIHPVAGRMPGQCNVLLAEASVPYDIVLEMDEINDDFGETDLTLVIGANDTVNPIALEPGSSIAGMPVLHAWKSKQVVVMKRGLASGYADVPNPMFYMPGTKMLFGDARVTTEAIKAAIEARLK; the protein is encoded by the exons ATGTGGTCGTGGTCGGGTCTCCGGCCAACTTTGGTCCTGAATGCTTCCACGTCTTTGTCTCCAGGTTCCCGCATTATTGCGCGCCTTCTTG ACTGCAGCCAGATCCCAGCGATTCGCATTGGCACCATCACAAGCTCCCGACAATCATGGCACAGCACTTCCCACAAAGAACACCATCCCGGTTTGGCGTATCTGACTCTCACAGACCCTAAAGCCCAGTCGTTTCAACTTGTCCGCCATGCTTCGGTTATTTCGTCCATTCCGCCCTGGTTACCCTCTAAGGGTTCATCAGCTACATACTCTACCGGTGCTACTGCTCCTGTCCCACCCACCGTCCCCTATAAGCAACTTACAGTTGGCGTCCCGCGCGAAACCTACCCCAATGAACGCCGTGTGGCCTTAACTCCTCAAAATGTCGCTTTTCTGCTCAAGAAAGGTTTCGGAAAGGTCCTTGTTGAAAAAGGAGCTGGTGCCGAGGCCGAGTTCCATGATTCTGCCTACGCAACAGCTGGTGCAACACTTGTCGAGTCTGCTTCTGATGTATGGAACAACGCCGATATCGTACTCAAGGTCCGCGGTCCCAGTGTTGCTGAAGCGGAAATGCTCAAAGAGGGTCAAACGATTATTAGCTTCCTCCAACCGGCCCAAAACAAGCCGCTTGTGGAAAAGCTTGCCTCTCGGAATGCCACTGTTTTTGCCATGGACATGATCCCTCGCATCTCTAGGGCACAGGTCTTTGATGCGCTGAGCAGCATGGCCAACATCGCCGGTTACAAAGCAGTTCTGGAAGCCTCAAATGTGTTTGGTCGATTTCTTACAGGTCAGGTTACAGCAGCTGGAAAGATCCCACCTTGCAAAGTCTTGGTCATTGGTGCCGGCGTTGCTGGATTGAGTGCCATTGCCACGGCCAGAAGAATGGGAGCTATTGTCCGCGGTTTCGATACTCGCTCCGCTGCGCGTGAACAGGTTCAGTCCCTCGGCGCCGAGTTCATCGAAGTCGAACTCCAGGAAGACGGTTCTGGTGCTGGAGGTTACGCCAAGGAAATGTCGCCAGAGTTCATCGCAGCCGAAATGAAGCTGTTCACAGAGCAAGCCCAAGAAGTTGACATGATTATCACTACGGCCTTGATTCCCGGCAAGCCAGCGCCCAAGCTCATCACCAAAGCCATGGTCGAGATTATGAAGCCTGGCTCTGTGATTGTTGATCTGGCGGCCGAGGCTGGAGGGAATTGCGAAGTGACTCAGCCCGGAAAGCTTATCAACTATAAGGATGTTAAGATCATTG GCTACACTGACCTCCCCTCTCGCCTTCCCACTCAGTCTTCCACCTTGTACTCGAACAATATCACCAAATTTCTCCTTTCGATGGCGCCAAACAACCAGGAATACGGCATTGACCTTCAAGACGAAGTTGTCAGGGGTGCAATTGTCATTAACAAGGGGAACATCCTCCCGCCAGCACCTcgaccagcaccaccaccggcaccagcagcaaccccGACCACAGCTAAGGAAGCAGAAGTCGTGGCCCTGACGCCGTTCCAGAAGGCTTCGCGTGAAGTAGGTCTTGTCACAAGTGGTATGGGCGCTGCTCTTGCGTTGGGAAAGCTCACTGGGCCATTGTTCATGGGCAACGCCTTTACCTTCGCCTTGGCCTCGCTTATCGGTTACCGTGTGGTATGGGGAGTCCAACCTGCGCTCCACAGCCCGTTAATGAGCGTCACCAACGCAATCTCAGGCATGGTGGGAGTGGGCGGTCTTTTCATCTTGGGCGGGGGCTACCTCCCTGAAACCATTCCTCAGGCTTTCGGCGCTGCTTCCGTGCTTCTCGCATTTGTCAATATCTCTGGCGGGTTTGTCATTACCAAACGAATGCTCGATATGTTCCGTCGTGCCACTGACCCTCCGGAATACCCGTGGCTGTACGCTGTTCCCGCCGCCTTATTTGGAGGTGGCTTCATTGCCGCCGCGGCTTCAGGTGCAGCTGGTTTGGTCCAGGCCGGCTACTTAGTTAGCTCCGTGCTTTGCATCACCTCGCTTTCGTCTCTGGCATCTCAAACAACCGCACGCCTGGGAAACACGCTTGGTATGTTGGGTGTAGGATCTGGGGTCCTTGCTTCCCTGCTTGCTGCTGGTTTCTCACCCGAGGTCCTTACACAGTTCGGCGGTTTGGCTGCGATTGGTGGTATCTTGGGTTTGCTTATTGGGAAGCGCATCACACCCACCGACCTTCCACAGACAGTTGCCGCTCTCCATTCCGTTGTTGGCTTGGCCGCTGTGCTCACCAGTATCGGAAGTGTTATGGCTGATGTGAATCATATTACGACTCTTCATCTCGTTACCGCCTACCTCGGTGTTCTTATTGGTGGTGTGACGTTCACTGGGTCAATCGTGGCTTTCTTGAAGCTTGCCGGGAAAATGTCCTCCAAGCCAACCATTTTACCTGGCCGACACCTGATTAACTCGGGTCTTTTGGCTTCCAATGTTGCCACCATGGGTGCCTTTGTCACAATGGCCCCTGGTTCTCCAGCAATCGCTGCCGGTGCTCTAGCTGCAAACACTGTTCTATCATTCCTCAAGGGCTACACCACAACCGCGGCCATTGGCGGTGCCGACATGCCGGTGGTCATCACAGTTTTGAACGCTTATAGCGGCTTTGCTCTTGTTGCTGAAGGCTTCATGTTGGATAACCCACTACTTACCACAGTGGGCGCACTCATCGGCGTATCAGGCTCCATCCTCTCGTACATCATGTGCGTGGCCATGAACCGTTCACTCACCAACGTTCTATTCGGTGGAATATCTGCTCCAACAACGACAGAGTACAAGATAGAAGGAAGCATAACGCAGACCAATGTCGAAGACACAGCCGAAGCCCTAACTAACGCAGAGACAGTAATAATTGTCGTAGGATATGGCATGGCCGTAGCCAAAGCGCAGTACGCCATATCAGACATTACCCAAATGTTGCGCTCCAAGGGCATCAAAGTGCGCTTCGCCATTCACCCCGTGGCCGGTCGCATGCCTGGTCAGTGCAACGTTCTTCTAGCAGAAGCTAGCGTGCCGTATGACATTGTACTGGAGATGGATGAGATCAACGATGACTTTGGTGAGACGGATCTCACTCTTGTCATTGGAGCGAACGACACTGTCAACCCAATTGCCTTGGAGCCAGGCAGCTCTATTGCTGGAATGCCCGTTTTGCATGCTTGGAAGAGCAAGCAGGTCGTGGTGATGAAGAGAGGTTTGGCTAGTGGATATG CCGACGTACCGAATCCTATGTTCTATATGCCGGGCACAAAGATGCTCTTCGGCGACGCAAGAGTCACAACAGAAG CCATCAAAGCCGCAATTGAGGCCCGGCTTAAGTGA
- a CDS encoding CDP-diacylglycerol-glycerol-3-phosphate 3-phosphatidyltransferase, translated as MLARSTSRCCTKLRAPPSRVSLRVARPQCRHFSMPSSGASHSSGPNSSSAGLLAPFTSELDKIAPSFRINGSQVRVLQTPTEFYETLKDKIRKAEKRIFLSTLYIGKSEKELIATLQEALRAKPHLKLSILTDALRGTREAPNPSCASLLAPLISEFGSDRVEIRMFHTPNLTGLRKKHIPKRINEGWGLQHMKLYGIDDEIILSGANLSSDYFSDRQDRYHVYSSRDITEYFSNLQTAVSSLSFLVKPSPEPAGFELVWPEDNSAISPLDNPKKFIAESTALLSGLISPKTAPRTALDNTPAEKRDTSVYMLAQFSQLLSPDTSTELPAVSHVLRTLAAPEYANSSWTFTAGYFNPAPSLTKLLLGTASTNNVVITASPFANGFYKSPGVSGLLPDAYTLLARRFVRAVHESKHRGTTVLKEWRKGTVGEPGGWTYHAKGLWVTMPKSENPSISLIGSSNYTKRSYSLDLEANALIVTENEDLKKRLGEEQRWLQDNATVVTREDFARTERRVGLKVRIAMMIVQLVGGAL; from the exons ATGCTGGCAAGGAGTACCTCACGATGCTGCACCAAGCTTAGAGCACCGCCTTCGCGGGTCAGTCTACGAGTAGCCAGGCCACAATGTCGACACTTCTCCATGCCGTCCTCCGGGGCGTCGCATAGCAGCGGTCCGAACTCCTCCAGCGCCGGCTTGCTTGCGCCCTTCACCAGCGAGCTCGACAAGATCGCCCCGTCTTTCAGGATCAACGGCTCCCAAGTTCGCGTTCTACAAACACCGACCGAGTTCTACGAGACCCTCAAG GACAAGATCCGCAAGGCAGAGAAGCGCATCTTCCTCTCGACTCTCTACATTGGCAAGTCGGAGAAGGAATTG ATTGCGACCCTCCAAGAAGCCCTTCGCGCAAAACCCCATCTCAAGCTCAGCATCCTCACTGACGCCTTGCGCGGTACCCGTGAAGCTCCCAACCCATCGTGCGCTTCCCTTCTGGCGCCCCTGATCTCCGAGTTCGGCTCTGATCGTGTCGAAATCCGCATGTTCCACACGCCAAATCTCACCGGACTCAGAAAGAAACACATCCCCAAGAGGATAAACGAAGGATGGGGACTACAGCATATGAAGTTGTACGGCATCGACGATGAGATCATCCTTTCTGGCGCCAACCTCTCAAGCGACTACTTCTCGGATAGGCAGGATCGCTATCATGTCTACTCGAGCAGGGACATCACCGAGTACTTCTCGAACCTCCAAACGGCCGTTTCCTCGCTGAGCTTCCTCGTCAAGCCGTCTCCCGAACCGGCCGGCTTCGAACTAGTATGGCCAGAAGATAACTCAGCCATCTCTCCCCTCGATAACCCGAAGAAGTTCATCGCCGAGTCGACCGCGCTCCTATCTGGCCTCATCTCGCCAAAAACAGCGCCACGGACCGCACTCGATAACACACCAGCCGAGAAACGCGACACCTCAGTCTACATGCTCGCGCAATTCTCCCAGCTTCTATCTCCCGATACGTCAACCGAGCTTCCCGCCGTCAGCCATGTACTGCGGACTCTAGCGGCACCAGAATACGCCAACTCGTCTTGGACCTTCACAGCCGGCTACTTCAACCCTGCGCCTTCCCTGACCAAGCTCCTTCTGGGCACCGCTTCAACGAACAACGTCGTCATCACCGCCTCGCCCTTTGCCAACGGCTTCTACAAGTCCCCTGGCGTTTCCGGTCTCCTTCCCGACGCCTACACCCTCTTGGCCCGTCGCTTCGTCCGCGCCGTGCACGAGTCCAAGCACCGGGGCACTACGGTGCTGAAAGAATGGAGGAAAGGCACGGTTGGCGAGCCCGGGGGGTGGACGTACCATGCCAAAGGTCTTTGGGTCACCATGCCTAAGAGCGAGAACCCCAGCATTAGCCTGATTGGCAGCTCCAACTACACCAAGAGGAGTTACTCCCTCGATCTGGAGGCTAATGCGCTCATTGTGACGGAGAATGAGGACCTGAAGAAGAGGCTGGGCGAGGAGCAGAGGTGGTTGCAGGATAATGCGACAGTGGTGACGCGGGAGGATTTTGCAAGGACGGAAAGGAGGGTGGGGCTTAAAGTGAGGATTGCGATGATGATTGTGCAGCTTGTTGGTGGAGCGCTATGA
- the nuo13.4 gene encoding NADH:ubiquinone oxidoreductase 13.4kD subunit, producing MGQSFVPLQFFASCNGPPRSTASVASLLVAAVATPTFNSRPTQRTDAIADDSNPGGARSAQSQSIDSTIRESGQPTPTTMSTITRTIRNLRKVGLKDAWHQMNYIGDTKAGTLVGVDKFGNKFFENQEELPLRTRWVDFAKHDYDPSHIEPLWHAWISYAIDTVPTQDPIATQAPKRPWAPEVHHPNYTTLPGAFKTFNTVKPKIQSWEPVAAPRH from the exons ATGGGCCAAAGCTTCGTTCCATTACAGTTCTTTGCCAGCTGCAATGGGCCACCTCGGTCCACTGCGTCAGTTGCCAGTCTCCTCGTTGCGGCTGTTGCGACTCCAACGTTCAACTCACGACCGACCCAACGGACGGACGCCATCGCCGACGACAGCAACCCCGGAGGAGCTCGCTCTGCGCAATCGCAATCAATTGACTCCACTATCCGCGAGTCAGgacaaccaacaccaacaaccatgTCTACCATCACCAGAACGATTCGCAACCTGCGCAAGGTTGGCTTGAAG GATGCCTGGCACCAAATGAAC TATATCG GCGACACCAAAGCCGGCACCCTTGTAGGCGTCGACAAGTTCGGCAACAAGTTCTTCGAGAACCAGGAAGAACTCCCGCTGCGCACGCGCTGGGTTGACTTCGCCAAGCACGATTACGACCCCTCGCACATCGAGCCGCTCTGGCACGCCTGGATCTCGTACGCCATCGACACGGTGCCCACGCAGGATCCCATCGCGACCCAGGCGCCCAAGAGACCCTGGGCGCCCGAGGTGCATCACCCCAACTATACGACACTGCCGGGAGCTTTCAAGACTTTCAACAC TGTCAAGCCCAAGATTCAGTCGTGGGAGCCTGTTGCTGCTCCTAGACACTAA
- the nuo13.4 gene encoding NADH:ubiquinone oxidoreductase 13.4kD subunit, variant, whose product MSTITRTIRNLRKVGLKDAWHQMNYIGDTKAGTLVGVDKFGNKFFENQEELPLRTRWVDFAKHDYDPSHIEPLWHAWISYAIDTVPTQDPIATQAPKRPWAPEVHHPNYTTLPGAFKTFNTYVSVFSFESHGWNTVGVVVC is encoded by the exons atgTCTACCATCACCAGAACGATTCGCAACCTGCGCAAGGTTGGCTTGAAG GATGCCTGGCACCAAATGAAC TATATCG GCGACACCAAAGCCGGCACCCTTGTAGGCGTCGACAAGTTCGGCAACAAGTTCTTCGAGAACCAGGAAGAACTCCCGCTGCGCACGCGCTGGGTTGACTTCGCCAAGCACGATTACGACCCCTCGCACATCGAGCCGCTCTGGCACGCCTGGATCTCGTACGCCATCGACACGGTGCCCACGCAGGATCCCATCGCGACCCAGGCGCCCAAGAGACCCTGGGCGCCCGAGGTGCATCACCCCAACTATACGACACTGCCGGGAGCTTTCAAGACTTTCAACACGTATGTTTctgtcttttcttttgaGAGTCATGGCTGGAATACGGTGGGTGTAGTTGTGTGCTGA